From one Lycium barbarum isolate Lr01 chromosome 6, ASM1917538v2, whole genome shotgun sequence genomic stretch:
- the LOC132645987 gene encoding uncharacterized protein LOC132645987, translated as MEGIEHKTFNVNGINMHIAEKGQGPVVLFLHGFPELWYTWRHQLVAFADLGYRAVAPDLRGYGDTDAPTEVTSYTYFHVVGDLVALIESLGVESVFLVAHDWGAMLGWYLCLFRPDLVKAYVCLSVPFRPRHPKMKPIPTMRAFFGDDYYMCRFQDPGMEDEIAKYGSEAALKKILTDRKPGPPCLPKENPFGISQDAKLPVWLSQQDLKYYSSKFDQKGFTGGLNYYRTLDLNWELTAPWTGVKVMVPVKFVVGEMDMMYTTPGMKEYVHGGAFKKDVPMLGDVVVIKGAAHFINQERAQETNSHIHDFIKKF; from the exons atggAGGGCATCGAACACAAAACATTCAACGTTAATGGCATCAACATGCACATAGCTGAAAAGGGTCAAGGCCCCGTAGTTCTCTTCCTCCACGGCTTCCCCGAACTCTGGTACACGTGGCGCCACCAGTTGGTAGCCTTCGCAGACTTAGGCTACCGTGCGGTGGCGCCCGATTTACGAGGCTACGGTGACACTGATGCACCTACTGAAGTAACTAGCTACACGTACTTTCATGTAGTGGGGGATTTGGTAGCGCTTATAGAGTCTTTAGGAGTAGAGAGTGTGTTCCTTGTGGCTCATGATTGGGGTGCTATGCTAGGTTGGTACTTGTGTTTGTTCAGGCCTGATTTGGTGAAAGCATATGTTTGTCTCTCTGTGCCTTTTAGGCCAAGGCATCCTAAAATGAAGCCTATTCCTACCATGAGAGCTTTCTTTGGAGATGATTACTACATGTGCAGATTCCAG GACCCAGGCATGGAAGATGAGATAGCCAAATACGGGAGTGAAGCAGCGCTGAAAAAGATACTGACAGATAGAAAACCAGGACCGCCTTGCTTGCCCAAGGAGAACCCCTTTGGCATTTCCCAAGATGCTAAGCTACCTGTATGGCTTTCTCAACAAGACCTCAAGTACTACTCCTCCAAATTTGACCAAAAGGGCTTCACTGGAGGATTAAACTACTACCGCACACTCGATTT GAACTGGGAGCTTACAGCTCCGTGGACGGGGGTAAAAGTGATGGTGCCGGTGAAATTCGTGGTAGGTGAAATGGACATGATGTATACAACACCAGGAATGAAAGAGTATGTGCATGGAGGAGCTTTCAAGAAGGATGTGCCGATGCTGGGGgatgttgttgtgattaaaggaGCTGCCCATTTCATTAATCAAGAAAGAGCTCAAGAGACTAACTCTCATATTCATGACTTCATCAAAAAGTTCTGA
- the LOC132645985 gene encoding large ribosomal subunit protein eL18y: MGIDLKAGGKSKKTKRTAPKSDDVYLKLLVKLYRFLVRRTGSKFNAVILKRLFMSKINRPPLSLSRLVSYTKGKEDKTVVIVGTITDDVRAYEVPKLKVCALRFTKTARARIEKAGGECLTFDQLALRAPLGQNTLLLRGPKNAREAVKHFGAAPGVPHSHTKPYVRAKGRKFERARGKRKSRGYKV, from the exons ATGGGTATCGATCTTAAGGCGGGAGGTAAGTCTAAGAAGACCAAACGTACTGCCCCTAAATCCGATGATGTTTACCTCAAACTCCTCGTCAAG CTTTACCGATTCTTGGTAAGGAGGACTGGAAGCAAGTTCAATGCGGTGATTCTCAAGAGGCTTTTTATGAGCAAGATTAACAGACCTCCACTATCTCTCTCGAGATTGGTTTCATATACCAAGGGAAAG GAGGACAAGACTGTTGTTATCGTGGGTACTATTACGGACGATGTTAGGGCTTATGAGGTTCCTAAGTTGAAGGTGTGTGCTTTGAGGTTTACAAAGACAGCTAGGGCAAGGATTGAGAAGGCTGGTGGTGAGTGCTTGACATTTGACCAACTTGCTCTCAGGGCTCCACTTGGCCAGAACACG CTTCTCCTCAGAGGTCCTAAGAATGCACGTGAAGCAGTGAAGCACTTTGGTGCAGCTCCGGGTGTTCCACACAGCCATACCAAACCATATGTGCGTGCCAAGGGAAGAAAGTTCGAGAGAGCTAGAGGAAAGCGAAAGAGTAGGGGTTACAAGGTTTAA